From Mariprofundus sp. NF, one genomic window encodes:
- a CDS encoding SDR family oxidoreductase, with product MGILEGKKGLILGVANNKSIAWGVAQAAKREGATLGFNYLGEMMEKRVRPLAESLDADIIAPMNVSEEASIDAFFAQVKEQWGEIDFIVHSIAFANKDALQNRFSTTTREDFQLALDVSAYSFIACAQRAAPLMKAGGSIVTMTYLGAERAVPGYGVMGVAKAALEASTRYLAQDLGVDGIRVNSVSAGPIRTLAASAVGDFRKLMEKSARGAMLKRNVTQDEVGNTTVYLLSDLASGVTGELHYVDAGFHIGAGDTGAE from the coding sequence GTGGGAATTCTTGAAGGTAAAAAAGGTCTGATTCTTGGTGTGGCCAACAATAAATCCATAGCATGGGGTGTGGCCCAGGCCGCCAAACGCGAAGGTGCTACTCTGGGATTTAACTATCTTGGCGAGATGATGGAGAAACGCGTGCGCCCTCTGGCAGAGAGTCTCGATGCCGACATTATTGCACCGATGAACGTATCCGAAGAAGCCAGTATCGACGCCTTTTTCGCGCAGGTGAAAGAGCAGTGGGGCGAGATCGATTTTATTGTGCATTCGATTGCCTTTGCCAACAAAGATGCTTTGCAGAACCGCTTTTCAACCACAACACGTGAAGATTTCCAGCTGGCTCTCGATGTCTCCGCCTACTCATTTATTGCCTGTGCCCAGCGTGCTGCACCGTTGATGAAAGCTGGTGGCAGTATCGTTACCATGACCTACCTGGGCGCTGAACGTGCTGTGCCCGGATATGGTGTCATGGGTGTGGCCAAGGCCGCGCTGGAGGCTTCAACGCGTTATCTGGCACAGGATCTGGGTGTTGACGGCATTCGTGTTAACTCTGTATCAGCAGGCCCTATTCGCACACTGGCTGCATCTGCGGTTGGCGATTTCCGCAAGCTTATGGAGAAGAGCGCACGCGGTGCCATGCTTAAACGCAACGTGACGCAGGATGAGGTGGGTAATACCACAGTCTACCTGCTCTCTGATCTGGCTTCGGGTGTGACCGGTGAGCTGCACTATGTCGATGCCGGGTTCCATATCGGTGCCGGTGATACAGGCGCGGAATAA
- a CDS encoding Fic family protein, whose product MTWNWQKKNWPEFIYSSSALNAYEELFMFEAGKLLGAFSHVDENNQKELVVEFISEEAIKTSKIEGELLDRESLAISLRRNFGLIADGQRIPPRERGITEMMVDAYHHFDTPLTHETMFNWHSSLMQSHTHLKDIGNYRTHEDPMQVVSGRPGKWKIHYEAPPSSSVPKEMSAFVDWFNDSSPAGSNPLPALTRAGIAHLYFVSIHPFEDGNGRIGRALSEKALSQSLNQPALVALSHVIEGTKKEYYNQLEANQSGLAINPWLHYFSRTTLEAVNHSQRLTAFLIKKTKLYDRIHGQINARQAKVLDCMLKKGIEGWDGGMSAKKYMSISGAPIATTTRDLKQLVELGVFTKTGKLKTTRYWIPFQNPDYES is encoded by the coding sequence ATGACCTGGAACTGGCAGAAAAAAAACTGGCCTGAATTCATCTACTCCTCTTCAGCTCTCAATGCATATGAGGAGCTGTTTATGTTTGAAGCCGGAAAGCTTCTGGGTGCATTTTCACATGTCGATGAAAACAATCAGAAAGAACTTGTTGTAGAATTCATCAGTGAAGAAGCGATAAAAACCTCGAAAATCGAGGGTGAGCTTCTTGACCGTGAAAGCCTTGCTATCTCCTTGCGGAGAAACTTCGGCCTGATAGCAGATGGTCAGAGGATTCCGCCTAGAGAAAGAGGAATAACTGAAATGATGGTGGATGCATACCATCACTTCGACACCCCGCTTACCCATGAAACGATGTTTAACTGGCATAGCAGCCTCATGCAGAGCCACACCCACTTAAAGGATATCGGCAATTACAGAACCCACGAAGATCCTATGCAGGTTGTTTCCGGTCGGCCTGGAAAATGGAAGATTCATTATGAGGCACCACCATCGTCTTCAGTGCCTAAAGAGATGTCCGCTTTTGTCGATTGGTTTAATGACTCCTCTCCAGCAGGAAGCAACCCACTTCCAGCGCTTACACGTGCAGGGATCGCCCATCTTTACTTTGTCTCGATCCATCCATTTGAAGACGGCAATGGCCGCATTGGTCGGGCGCTCAGTGAAAAAGCGCTCTCACAGAGTTTAAATCAGCCTGCTTTAGTCGCGCTTTCGCATGTAATCGAAGGCACCAAAAAAGAGTACTACAATCAGCTTGAGGCCAATCAGAGCGGCCTGGCAATCAATCCCTGGCTTCATTACTTTTCCAGGACCACGTTGGAAGCCGTCAACCACTCGCAGAGATTGACAGCTTTTCTGATCAAAAAGACAAAACTTTATGACCGGATCCATGGTCAGATCAACGCGCGTCAGGCAAAGGTTTTAGATTGCATGTTGAAGAAGGGCATTGAAGGTTGGGATGGCGGCATGAGTGCCAAGAAGTATATGTCGATAAGTGGAGCCCCGATTGCAACAACGACAAGGGATCTGAAGCAGCTTGTCGAACTTGGCGTGTTCACCAAAACCGGCAAGCTCAAAACCACGCGTTACTGGATCCCTTTCCAGAATCCGGATTATGAATCCTGA
- a CDS encoding rhodanese-like domain-containing protein — protein sequence MAKGLMDFAAEARLSVKEITAAETEAGIAAGSVLLLDVREPGEVREGHLPGAINVPRGLLEAKADLNFPHREEQLQDRDQAVIVYCASGVRSLLAAATMQEMGFSNVQSMTGGFAAWKAEGREIAGESW from the coding sequence ATGGCCAAGGGATTAATGGATTTTGCTGCCGAAGCGAGACTTTCGGTCAAAGAGATTACGGCAGCTGAGACTGAAGCAGGTATCGCTGCAGGCAGTGTGCTACTGCTGGATGTGCGTGAACCGGGCGAAGTACGGGAAGGGCATCTGCCCGGCGCGATTAATGTGCCGCGGGGACTGCTGGAGGCCAAAGCCGATCTGAATTTTCCGCATCGTGAAGAGCAGTTGCAGGATAGGGATCAGGCAGTGATCGTCTACTGCGCCAGTGGCGTGCGTAGTCTGCTTGCTGCGGCAACCATGCAGGAGATGGGCTTTAGCAACGTACAATCGATGACAGGTGGTTTTGCAGCCTGGAAGGCCGAAGGTCGTGAGATTGCCGGCGAATCGTGGTGA
- a CDS encoding DUF6172 family protein, with amino-acid sequence MKKVFKLTHPKIKYARLIDNVRRDIKKYIKRERFKELPEGFDQWDFDCKFGPTPEAAEAIQLADIGQCITSAETDQLESFYIEILAKPTHRTDGLYSASTDNN; translated from the coding sequence ATGAAAAAAGTATTCAAACTGACACACCCGAAAATTAAATATGCCCGGCTCATCGACAATGTCAGGCGCGATATCAAAAAATACATCAAACGGGAACGCTTCAAAGAGCTGCCTGAAGGTTTTGATCAGTGGGATTTCGACTGCAAATTCGGCCCAACACCAGAAGCCGCAGAGGCCATTCAACTGGCAGATATTGGTCAATGCATCACCAGCGCTGAGACCGATCAGCTGGAGTCATTCTACATAGAGATTCTAGCCAAACCCACTCACAGAACTGATGGCCTCTACTCCGCATCAACGGATAACAACTAA
- a CDS encoding transglutaminaseTgpA domain-containing protein, protein MPLLKQIRQPVLMVCCWRSAMIADLRHDAALLRAERLTLAVLLCGVAALALSDFVSPFYWLLSAVAATLRLWRGPSLHLSELQASIVGWLGFCWVIVELVFGRELIVAFTDFLLILSFAIVVEAATPRNHLHRMLVGLFLVLAAAVLTDSVLYVIPLLLMMWFLWRAAACLYSLNWPGGDLPAVPMRQEGRWMVLMVAVTALLFITLPRFEFHSLLKATQPRLQTSGFSDLVQLGDFARTLDSRVIMRVEPLDDSADGIKQFRRWTMGRYWRGAVLSRFTGHGWQKISARRQSQIAAGEDLVVADGGSFKVAMYREASDHAYIQLPSGLLGIRDLPEAIRIDGAAAVQFIRAPARRLRLLMDVASSAEADGMAGPLRREHERDKIPTELRQWLDSFVASGEAPEVALERIARELRGWEYDLNTPLDASRPIASFLQLKSGHCELYATTLALAARELGFASRVVNGYLGGDWNEVGNFLQIRELHAHSWSEVWLAGSWKRIDATPSVRDGLLHIRFPTLDQLWESAKLGWYRYVLEFQNSDRLNFLKSLWQSVRLYSNWLLSAALAIGLMLLMWRSAAQLRIRLRRPKRELLCSELDRWLHRRGVQRRPYQPLRDTALPEGVAAEQWQGFVQQWESACYGRGKLWNRHDLQRHLRALLKSY, encoded by the coding sequence GTGCCACTGCTGAAACAGATCCGGCAGCCGGTGTTGATGGTCTGCTGCTGGCGGTCAGCGATGATCGCTGATCTGCGCCACGACGCAGCACTACTGCGTGCCGAGCGACTGACACTGGCGGTGCTGTTGTGCGGTGTTGCCGCCCTTGCACTCTCTGATTTTGTATCCCCCTTCTACTGGCTGCTCTCGGCAGTGGCTGCAACCCTGCGTCTCTGGCGTGGGCCATCGCTGCACCTGAGTGAATTGCAGGCGAGTATTGTCGGTTGGCTCGGTTTCTGCTGGGTGATTGTTGAACTTGTTTTCGGTCGTGAGCTGATTGTCGCGTTTACCGATTTTCTGTTGATTCTCTCCTTTGCCATTGTTGTTGAAGCGGCCACACCACGTAATCACCTGCACCGCATGCTGGTGGGACTGTTTCTGGTGCTGGCGGCAGCTGTGTTGACTGACTCTGTTCTCTATGTGATTCCACTGCTGTTGATGATGTGGTTTCTGTGGCGGGCAGCAGCCTGCCTCTACAGCCTTAACTGGCCGGGAGGTGATCTGCCAGCAGTGCCGATGCGTCAGGAGGGGAGGTGGATGGTGCTGATGGTGGCAGTCACCGCGCTGTTGTTTATAACACTGCCACGCTTTGAATTTCATTCGCTACTCAAGGCTACACAGCCACGACTGCAGACCAGTGGTTTCTCCGATCTGGTGCAGTTGGGAGATTTTGCCCGCACACTTGATAGCAGGGTCATCATGCGGGTTGAACCGCTTGATGACTCAGCTGATGGCATCAAACAATTTCGCAGATGGACGATGGGTCGCTACTGGCGCGGCGCTGTGCTCTCACGTTTTACTGGTCATGGCTGGCAGAAGATCTCTGCCCGCCGCCAGTCTCAAATTGCTGCAGGTGAAGATCTGGTTGTGGCGGATGGGGGAAGTTTTAAGGTGGCGATGTATAGAGAGGCCAGTGATCACGCCTATATCCAGCTGCCGTCAGGCCTGCTGGGCATTCGCGACCTTCCCGAGGCGATTCGCATTGATGGGGCGGCAGCGGTTCAGTTTATCCGTGCTCCAGCCCGGCGGTTGCGCCTGTTAATGGATGTCGCCAGTTCTGCTGAGGCGGATGGAATGGCAGGGCCGCTGCGTCGGGAGCATGAGCGGGATAAAATCCCGACTGAACTGCGCCAGTGGCTGGACTCTTTTGTAGCCAGTGGTGAAGCACCCGAGGTGGCACTTGAGCGCATCGCCAGAGAACTGCGCGGCTGGGAGTATGACCTGAATACGCCGCTTGATGCCAGTAGACCGATAGCCTCTTTTTTACAGTTGAAGTCCGGCCACTGTGAACTGTATGCCACCACGCTGGCACTGGCGGCACGGGAGCTCGGTTTTGCTTCCCGCGTGGTCAATGGTTATCTGGGCGGTGACTGGAATGAGGTGGGTAATTTTTTACAGATCAGGGAGCTACATGCCCACAGCTGGAGTGAGGTGTGGCTGGCTGGATCATGGAAGCGGATCGATGCAACACCATCTGTTCGTGATGGTCTGCTGCATATCCGCTTCCCGACCCTCGATCAGCTCTGGGAGTCCGCCAAACTCGGCTGGTACCGCTATGTACTGGAGTTCCAGAACTCAGATCGCTTAAATTTTCTCAAATCGCTCTGGCAGAGTGTCAGGCTCTATAGCAACTGGCTTCTTTCAGCGGCGCTGGCCATAGGCCTGATGCTGTTGATGTGGCGATCTGCAGCGCAACTGCGTATACGATTGCGCAGGCCAAAGCGTGAACTACTGTGCTCTGAGCTTGATCGCTGGTTGCACCGTCGTGGTGTGCAGAGAAGGCCATATCAGCCGCTACGGGATACAGCATTGCCTGAAGGGGTTGCAGCCGAGCAGTGGCAGGGTTTTGTACAGCAGTGGGAAAGTGCCTGTTATGGCAGGGGTAAGTTATGGAACAGACATGATCTGCAACGCCATTTACGTGCGCTTTTGAAAAGCTACTGA
- a CDS encoding PA2779 family protein, giving the protein MNRFIQKGVISLMVMVMISLNLQIPLAHAAMVSTDQMLEQQQSSQQREKVVAFLNRAEVQQELQQQGIAAEDAVTRVAHLSDQEVELLAGKIDQLPAGGIVGALIGAALFIFVVLLVTDILGFTDVYPFVHSHGH; this is encoded by the coding sequence ATGAATAGATTCATCCAAAAAGGCGTGATCTCACTGATGGTAATGGTGATGATCAGTTTAAACCTGCAAATCCCTCTGGCCCATGCTGCCATGGTTAGTACAGATCAGATGCTTGAGCAGCAGCAGAGCAGCCAACAGCGTGAAAAGGTCGTAGCCTTTCTTAATCGTGCCGAGGTGCAGCAGGAGCTTCAGCAGCAGGGTATTGCAGCTGAAGATGCGGTAACACGCGTGGCTCACCTGAGTGATCAGGAGGTGGAACTACTGGCCGGAAAGATTGATCAGCTACCTGCAGGTGGCATTGTCGGCGCACTGATCGGCGCAGCCCTGTTTATTTTTGTGGTACTGCTGGTTACCGATATTCTTGGATTTACAGATGTCTATCCGTTCGTGCACAGTCATGGCCATTAA
- a CDS encoding SDR family oxidoreductase yields the protein MKNLLILGCGYVGERLAQHCLQQGIAVIATTRCADRAAQLENSGIKAVVAETPADLPDNLLASVDGVIDSIPLSRSEQGMSASQTQWLPATSAKLLNVKWAAYLSTTGVYGDAGGAWVDEEYVCHPTSARGTQRLVAEQCWLQSGLPAEVFRIAGIYGPERNIFARLQAGDYKAVTWQPPHYSSRIHVDDIVAAVMVAMQKPRAGRIVNLADDEPLPHADYVTALAGLIGAPAPLLLSEQEGEGQLSPMVLEFFRDNKRVSNHLLHAELLPQLKYPSFRDAVADLLC from the coding sequence GTGAAAAATCTCCTGATTCTGGGTTGTGGTTATGTGGGTGAGCGACTGGCTCAGCACTGCCTGCAGCAGGGTATAGCGGTGATCGCTACGACTCGTTGTGCCGATCGTGCAGCCCAGCTTGAGAATTCAGGCATTAAGGCCGTGGTGGCTGAAACGCCTGCAGATCTACCTGATAACTTGCTGGCATCGGTTGATGGCGTCATCGACTCGATTCCTTTAAGTCGCAGTGAGCAGGGCATGAGCGCATCCCAAACCCAGTGGTTGCCTGCGACATCTGCAAAACTGCTGAACGTGAAGTGGGCGGCTTACCTCTCGACTACGGGCGTTTATGGTGATGCAGGTGGCGCCTGGGTGGATGAGGAATATGTGTGTCATCCCACCAGTGCACGAGGCACACAGCGATTGGTCGCCGAGCAGTGCTGGCTGCAGTCAGGGTTACCTGCCGAGGTGTTCAGAATTGCCGGTATCTACGGGCCTGAGCGCAATATCTTTGCCCGCCTGCAGGCTGGCGATTACAAAGCTGTGACCTGGCAGCCACCACACTACTCCAGTCGCATCCATGTCGATGATATTGTGGCAGCAGTGATGGTGGCGATGCAGAAACCCAGAGCCGGGCGCATTGTTAATCTGGCCGATGATGAGCCGCTGCCACATGCCGATTATGTCACTGCGTTAGCTGGACTGATCGGCGCACCAGCACCTCTGCTGTTAAGTGAGCAGGAGGGGGAGGGTCAGCTCTCGCCCATGGTGTTGGAATTTTTTCGCGACAACAAGCGTGTATCCAATCACTTATTACATGCTGAACTGTTGCCGCAATTGAAATACCCATCATTCAGGGATGCGGTGGCTGATCTGCTTTGCTAA
- a CDS encoding AAA family ATPase yields the protein MKAEDEKIRALQDQLASVLAGKDDVIRQLLITLLAGGHLLIEDVPGVGKTTLAHALANSLQSDFGRIQFTADLLPADIVGVEIFDPAKQQFVFHPGAVFNHIVLADEINRATPKAQSALLEAMAEGQVTIERQTRQLPQPFFVIATQNPREHMGTFPLPESQLDRFFMRISIGYPDSEAERKVLLDEAGQGRLSGLQPVAGWDDIMAARQAIAELNVSDLLLDYLLKLLQESRNGEWLKQGISPRAGHDLINAARVQAWLAGQSYVTAADIQTVWLPCLAHRVVAVGDSSEALTALLESVAVPA from the coding sequence GTGAAAGCTGAAGATGAGAAGATAAGAGCACTTCAAGATCAGCTGGCATCGGTACTGGCTGGCAAGGATGATGTTATCAGGCAGCTGCTGATTACACTGCTGGCAGGCGGTCATCTGCTCATTGAAGATGTTCCCGGTGTGGGTAAAACAACCTTGGCGCATGCACTGGCCAATAGTCTGCAGAGTGATTTTGGACGCATCCAGTTTACTGCTGATCTGCTGCCTGCAGATATTGTAGGCGTGGAGATTTTTGATCCGGCCAAGCAGCAGTTTGTCTTTCATCCGGGCGCGGTGTTCAATCATATCGTGCTGGCGGATGAGATTAATCGTGCTACGCCCAAGGCGCAGTCGGCACTGCTTGAGGCGATGGCAGAGGGGCAGGTGACCATTGAGCGGCAGACCCGCCAGCTGCCGCAACCCTTCTTTGTTATCGCCACACAGAATCCCCGTGAGCATATGGGCACATTCCCACTGCCCGAGTCACAGCTTGATCGCTTTTTTATGCGCATCTCCATCGGTTATCCGGATAGTGAAGCCGAGCGCAAAGTGCTGCTGGATGAGGCGGGGCAGGGGCGTCTCTCAGGTTTGCAGCCGGTTGCTGGCTGGGATGATATCATGGCAGCACGTCAGGCCATTGCAGAACTCAATGTTTCTGATCTGCTGCTCGATTATCTGTTGAAGCTGTTGCAGGAGAGTCGCAACGGTGAATGGCTGAAGCAGGGGATCAGCCCTCGCGCAGGCCATGACCTGATCAATGCAGCACGTGTTCAGGCCTGGCTGGCAGGTCAATCCTATGTCACTGCGGCAGATATTCAGACTGTCTGGTTACCCTGTCTTGCCCATCGTGTTGTAGCTGTCGGTGATAGCAGCGAGGCGTTAACCGCGCTGCTGGAAAGTGTAGCTGTTCCGGCCTGA
- a CDS encoding YqaE/Pmp3 family membrane protein, translated as MSILNLILSIILPPVGAFLQVGATKHFFINIILTLLGFLPGVAHAIWLVATNQKG; from the coding sequence ATGAGCATCCTGAACCTGATTCTCTCTATTATCCTGCCACCAGTCGGCGCTTTTTTGCAGGTTGGCGCGACTAAACATTTTTTCATTAACATTATCCTGACCCTGCTCGGTTTCCTGCCCGGTGTAGCTCACGCTATCTGGCTGGTTGCAACCAACCAGAAGGGATAA
- the aroC gene encoding chorismate synthase, translating into MSGSSTGQIFRVTTAGESHGAALVAIVEGCPAGIKLSEADIQPDLDRRKPGQSKYTTQRREADEVEILSGVFEGTTTGCPIALLIRNTDQRSKDYSDIMDKFRPGHADFTYFEKYGRRDYRGGGRSSARETAVRVAAGAVAKQLLKQSGISVLGWVDQIGPVQVDAANFNADEISNNPFFCPDAAAAEQMATFMDALRKTGDSIGAGVSVEAHGMIPGLGEPVFDRLDADIAKALMNIPAVKAVEIGDGMSCIEAKGSEFGDAIRANGFQSNHAGGILGGISNGDTIRARMALKPTSSILTSRPTIDIHGNETDIVTKGRHDPCVGIRAVPIAEAMLALVLADHLLRHRASRI; encoded by the coding sequence GTGTCAGGCTCCTCCACCGGTCAGATCTTCCGGGTTACTACTGCAGGCGAATCACACGGGGCGGCACTGGTCGCCATTGTTGAAGGGTGCCCTGCAGGCATCAAGCTTTCAGAAGCTGATATCCAGCCTGATCTGGACCGGCGTAAACCGGGCCAATCCAAATATACCACCCAGCGCCGTGAGGCTGATGAGGTGGAGATTCTCTCCGGCGTATTTGAAGGCACAACCACGGGTTGCCCGATTGCACTGCTGATTCGCAATACCGACCAGCGCAGCAAAGATTACTCCGATATCATGGATAAGTTCCGGCCGGGCCATGCTGATTTTACCTATTTTGAGAAGTATGGTCGACGCGATTATCGTGGCGGTGGCCGCTCATCAGCGCGTGAAACTGCAGTACGTGTGGCGGCAGGTGCAGTGGCCAAGCAGCTTCTGAAACAGTCCGGTATTTCAGTGTTGGGCTGGGTTGACCAGATCGGCCCTGTGCAGGTTGATGCTGCGAACTTTAATGCTGACGAGATAAGCAATAATCCGTTCTTCTGTCCTGATGCCGCTGCGGCAGAGCAGATGGCCACATTTATGGATGCGCTGCGTAAAACGGGTGACTCCATTGGTGCAGGCGTAAGCGTTGAGGCGCATGGTATGATTCCGGGACTTGGCGAACCTGTGTTTGACCGGCTCGATGCCGATATTGCCAAGGCACTAATGAACATCCCGGCAGTTAAGGCTGTAGAGATTGGTGATGGCATGAGCTGCATTGAAGCTAAAGGTTCTGAGTTTGGTGATGCGATTCGTGCCAACGGTTTCCAGAGTAATCATGCCGGCGGCATTCTCGGTGGCATCTCCAATGGTGATACCATTCGTGCCCGCATGGCACTGAAACCGACCTCATCCATTCTCACATCCCGACCAACGATCGATATTCATGGCAATGAAACTGATATTGTCACCAAGGGTCGCCATGATCCATGCGTGGGTATTCGCGCCGTACCGATTGCAGAAGCGATGCTGGCACTGGTGCTGGCTGATCATCTGCTGCGCCATCGCGCCAGCAGGATTTAA
- a CDS encoding PA2778 family cysteine peptidase, which translates to MSIRSCTVMAINRAAFGRLLAAAAFITLLLGGCTAKQSAALIEEKPAAITATSQLNDVPFFPQLDYQCGPASLAMVMNFVGVEVAPDALRRQLFIPGRQGSLQVEMQALPRRFGLLAYPLAPRLIDIFKEIKAGHPVIVLQNLGLKVAPQWHYAVVTGYDLNLQQVTLHSGDTQNYRMPLSTFERTWVRGGSWAIVVSMAGSVPAGAREQSYLRSAVNLEQEGQADAALKAYEAASKRWPNSLAAWMGLGNMRYAKIDLDGAAAAFDQAAKTHPDAAEPLNNLAQVRLEQKQYDAAMQAIEQAVQLDGNSQLYQQTRSEVIRIRAAVTERPLSSPANVTVDNERVNQDNALL; encoded by the coding sequence ATGTCTATCCGTTCGTGCACAGTCATGGCCATTAATAGAGCTGCTTTCGGCCGCCTGCTGGCGGCCGCTGCTTTTATCACCCTGCTGCTTGGTGGCTGCACAGCTAAACAGAGTGCAGCACTGATCGAGGAAAAACCGGCTGCGATCACTGCCACCTCCCAGCTGAACGATGTGCCGTTTTTTCCACAGCTTGATTACCAGTGTGGCCCGGCATCACTGGCCATGGTCATGAACTTCGTCGGTGTAGAGGTCGCACCTGATGCGCTGAGGCGTCAACTGTTTATTCCCGGCAGGCAGGGCTCCCTGCAGGTAGAGATGCAGGCGCTTCCGCGTCGATTCGGACTTCTCGCCTACCCCCTTGCGCCACGGCTGATCGATATTTTCAAAGAGATCAAAGCTGGCCACCCTGTGATCGTATTACAGAATCTTGGCCTGAAGGTAGCACCTCAGTGGCACTATGCTGTGGTAACCGGATATGATCTGAATCTGCAGCAGGTCACCCTGCACTCGGGCGATACCCAGAACTACCGGATGCCGCTATCCACCTTTGAACGCACCTGGGTAAGAGGCGGTTCATGGGCTATCGTCGTATCGATGGCGGGCAGTGTGCCTGCCGGTGCCCGGGAGCAATCCTACCTGCGCTCTGCCGTAAACCTTGAGCAGGAGGGTCAGGCAGATGCTGCTCTCAAAGCCTATGAGGCAGCCAGCAAACGTTGGCCGAACTCTCTGGCGGCATGGATGGGACTGGGCAATATGCGTTATGCAAAAATTGATCTGGATGGCGCCGCGGCTGCTTTTGATCAAGCTGCCAAAACACACCCTGATGCTGCCGAACCTCTGAATAACCTTGCTCAGGTGCGCCTGGAGCAGAAGCAATATGATGCTGCCATGCAGGCCATTGAGCAGGCTGTGCAACTTGATGGCAACAGCCAGCTTTACCAGCAGACCCGATCAGAGGTAATTCGCATACGTGCAGCAGTTACAGAGAGGCCGCTCTCTTCACCTGCAAATGTCACTGTCGACAATGAGAGGGTTAATCAGGATAATGCGCTATTATAA
- a CDS encoding response regulator transcription factor produces MHLLVVDDNDIFRQMLVYLLQDFLQVKTTIVEADSLESAGRLIHEFHNTFDLVLLDHELPDGEGLMLLEEVGSQYPHLNVAMLSSWEDHELMQQSLELGASGYIPKSTTPAVMVGAIQLVLAGGTYIPPHLLEHMPKGRYTSSSTAGGSHLTQRQLEVLALLRIGYSNKEIARELEISEATVKAHVTMVLRSQGVSSRTQLLDKK; encoded by the coding sequence ATGCACCTTCTCGTAGTGGATGATAATGACATATTCAGGCAAATGTTGGTGTATTTGCTGCAAGATTTTCTGCAAGTGAAGACAACCATTGTCGAGGCTGATTCTCTGGAGAGTGCAGGCAGGCTTATCCATGAGTTTCACAACACTTTTGATCTCGTACTTCTCGATCATGAGCTTCCCGACGGAGAGGGGCTTATGCTGCTGGAGGAGGTGGGGTCGCAGTACCCTCATCTCAATGTCGCCATGTTATCTTCCTGGGAAGATCATGAGCTTATGCAGCAGTCGCTGGAGCTGGGCGCATCGGGTTATATTCCCAAAAGCACAACGCCTGCAGTGATGGTGGGTGCGATCCAACTGGTTCTGGCTGGCGGCACCTACATTCCACCACACCTGTTAGAGCATATGCCAAAGGGCCGATATACCTCTTCATCCACAGCAGGGGGAAGTCATCTGACGCAACGACAACTTGAAGTGCTGGCATTGTTGCGTATCGGATATTCCAATAAAGAGATAGCCAGAGAGCTGGAAATCTCAGAGGCAACGGTCAAAGCTCATGTTACTATGGTTTTGAGATCACAGGGTGTTTCATCGCGTACGCAGTTACTGGATAAGAAATAA
- a CDS encoding response regulator, translated as MPIHIVDDEALITEFLSKALRQHSNQISCFQSGIDYLSHLHSDDYVEPRLIITDVRMPGIDGFELIKRIRASQSNVKIIVMSGYHNLPESPQETTCHTFEKPLNVKNLLAIVSQTLSCDRCPLVCEKQCNSASAIQG; from the coding sequence ATGCCGATACATATTGTCGATGATGAAGCGCTCATCACTGAATTTCTATCCAAAGCTCTCAGACAGCACAGCAACCAAATCTCCTGCTTTCAGAGTGGGATCGACTACCTCTCACATCTCCATTCAGACGACTATGTTGAACCGCGATTAATCATCACGGATGTCAGAATGCCCGGCATAGATGGCTTTGAGCTGATAAAAAGAATTCGCGCCAGCCAATCAAACGTGAAGATTATCGTCATGAGTGGCTACCACAATCTTCCTGAAAGTCCGCAGGAAACCACCTGCCATACGTTCGAAAAACCGCTGAATGTAAAAAACCTTCTTGCGATCGTATCTCAAACTCTCTCCTGTGACCGCTGCCCTCTCGTGTGTGAGAAGCAGTGCAACTCGGCCAGCGCTATACAAGGCTGA
- a CDS encoding metallopeptidase family protein — MDEEAFRVMAEDIFNALPASFLKLMQNVVIVIEDFAPEHQLVAMDISSPYHLLGLYEGRPITEREAVDSGMLPDFIHLYRAPILAMQQRTGQSIEVCIGDVLIHEIGHYFGFSDAQMELIEAEQFGGRKM, encoded by the coding sequence ATGGATGAAGAAGCGTTTCGAGTCATGGCTGAGGATATATTCAACGCACTGCCAGCCAGCTTTCTCAAGCTGATGCAGAATGTGGTGATTGTGATTGAGGATTTTGCACCCGAACATCAGCTTGTCGCGATGGATATAAGCTCCCCCTACCATCTTCTGGGCCTGTATGAGGGGCGCCCGATCACCGAGCGTGAGGCGGTTGATTCAGGCATGTTGCCCGATTTTATTCACCTCTACCGGGCACCTATTCTGGCTATGCAGCAGAGGACGGGGCAGTCGATTGAGGTCTGTATCGGTGATGTGCTGATTCATGAGATTGGCCACTATTTTGGCTTCAGCGATGCGCAGATGGAACTGATTGAAGCTGAGCAGTTTGGCGGGAGGAAGATGTGA